A DNA window from Drosophila virilis strain 15010-1051.87 chromosome 4, Dvir_AGI_RSII-ME, whole genome shotgun sequence contains the following coding sequences:
- the Cyp309a1 gene encoding probable cytochrome P450 309a1, with product MWTLIALLLGFVHIAFSLVYFYLTWYHGYWDKRGLVTAKPLTLLGSYPGLFGGPSNFIGDLGKIYNKYKGKQRAVGTFLTRQPQILVLDPQLAHEVLVTNFSDYRDTVTSSYVAHSKDYDKYVARNPFFSAGDDWKKRRTDGGAGLTPNKLKQAFAIWEQTGEKLLNYVQRYIKERDNNIIETRDLCYRYTAQAMGDFIWGIDVGSLSGGVNEINQFQQFSMEWVSYAFRSITRFNQTPIAPIVRRLFRMRFFTQKSNEFYLKLTRDAAKLRLSGSGAERSDYLAHLLQLQEKGASYDDMVGHALTVLMDGFETSAAVLYHMLYTLGAYQEQQEKLRTEILEALAVNKNISYEQLNALPYLDQCVYESMRMTSVIGFFIKICTRPTTIDLGNDKILQVEPGTTVTIPTYHLQHDETYFPQPEEFKPERFDNVPVSEFTKRGCLLPFGDGPRICLGMRVGLLNVKMAVLRILAEYKIEQTTKLPLSSDSGLGIYLNGDVDLRYIKVQK from the exons ATGTGGACACTGATCGCATTGCTGCTGGGCTTCGTCCATATCGCCTTTTCTTTGGTTTACTTTTATCTGACCTGGTATCATGGCTATTGGGACAAGCGAGGCTTGGTCACAGCCAAGCCGCTGACGCTGCTGGGCAGCTATCCGGGTCTGTTTGGTGGACCTAGCAATTTCATTGGGGATCTGGGCAAGATCTACAA CAAATACAAGGGCAAACAACGCGCTGTGGGCACATTTTTGACGCGACAGCCACAAATTCTGGTGCTCGATCCGCAACTGGCGCACGAGGTGCTGGTTACGAATTTCAGTGATTATAGGGACACAGTGACGAGCAGCTATGTGGCACACTCCAAGGACTATGACAAATATGTGGCACGCAATCCTTTCTTCAGTGCGGGCGACGACTGGAAGAAACGACGCACCGACGGTGGGGCTGGGCTGACGCCCAACAAGCTGAAGCAAGCCTTTGCCATCTGGGAGCAAACGGGCGAAAAGCTATTGAACTATGTGCAGAGATACATCAAGGAGCGTGACAACAATATCATCGAGACTAGAGAT CTGTGCTATCGTTATACAGCTCAAGCCATGGGCGATTTCATCTGGGGCATTGATGTGGGCTCGCTGAGTGGCGGCGTCAATGAGATCAACCAGTTCCAGCAGTTCTCCATGGAGTGGGTCAGCTACGCCTTTCGCAGCATAACGCGTTTCAATCAAACTCCGATTGCGCCCATAGTACGCAGACTATTTCGCATGCGCTTCTTCACACAGAAATCGAATGAGTTCTACCTAAAACTTACTCGGGACGCGGCCAAGTTGCGGCTAAGTGGCAGCGGCGCCGAACGCTCCGATTATCTGGCccatttgctgcagctgcaggagAAGGGCGCTAGCTACGATGACATGGTGGGACATGCTCTGACCGTGCTCATGGATGGCTTCGAGACCTCGGCCGCTGTGCTTTATCATATGCTCTATACG ctGGGCGCGTATCAAGAGCAACAGGAAAAACTACGCACCGAAATCTTGGAGGCCCTCGCTGTCAATAAGAATATTAGCTACGAACAGCTGAATGCTCTACCTTATCTCGATCAGTGTGTGTACG aGTCGATGCGTATGACGAGTGTGATTGGTTTCTTTATCAAGATCTGCACAAGGCCCACAACAATAGATTTGGGCAATGACAAGATTTTGCAGGTGGAACCGGGCACCACTGTGACAATTCCCACATATCACCTGCAACATGATGAAACCTATTTTCCTCAGCCCGAGGAGTTCAAACCCGAACGCTTTGATAATGTGCCTGTCAGTGAGTTCACCAAGCGCGGTTGCCTGTTGCCCTTTGGTGATGGACCCAGGATTTGCTTGG GCATGCGAGTGGGTTTACTAAATGTTAAAATGGCTGTGCTGCGCATTTTAGCCGAATACAAAATCGAGCAGACTACAAAATTGCCCCTCAGCTCCGACTCCGGCTTGGGTATCTATTTGAATGGTGATGTTGATTTGAGATatataaaagtgcaaaaataa